One Haliaeetus albicilla chromosome 20, bHalAlb1.1, whole genome shotgun sequence genomic window, GCTGTGCTGTGGATCTGCTCTCTACAAGCAGGGACAGGAGTTGCAGGAAGCTGGCAGGACCTACAGCTCCAAATGACCTTTAAATTCAAAAATTGCCAGGTGAATGCCTCTGGCCTGTGCCTCCAGAAGACAGGTCAGGTTTGTGAATCTTTTCCCAAGGCACTTAGAAAATTCTTAGTGTTGTTCTCATCCTATTGGTCATGGTCATTTCTCAGCTACTTCCTTCCTGTACCAGCTTCCTACACGTCAAAGCTCTAGCATCTGGTTCTCAGCAAGGACTCCTGAAAGCACCCACCTTGGGGGCTTTAAGCTCCCCACTGCGCCAGTTCATGTCGATTTTGTGCTGCCGCATGAAGGCGAATTTCCAGGGGCTGTACATGAATCCAGGGCTCAGCAGGCGCCGCTTCCGCAAGTTCAAGGGCTCCTCAATGCCTGCAGGAGGAAAACACAGCGGATGCCTCACACTACACAGGTGGTCCGTGTCCTCACCCTATTAGGGAGCTAAGATGATGCACATACGTGGGAGTTGTGGGCTACCCCACCACAGATCCCAGCCACAATGTGCCACATGCCATATGGAGGAGGGGTCTTTACCTTCTTCACGGCATTTCTCTCTCCAAAGCAGGTTATCTTCAGCCAAGACCCTCCAGTAGCGACAGGTCTGGGCAGCACGGAGCAGGTCCCGAGGCTCCAAGAATGAGAGGACATAGAGTGCCAGCTGCAGGAGTGGAAGCCAAGTCACAAGGGCACAGTGGACTCCCATGGCTGGCAACTGCTGCCCAGTACCAGGGCCAGCCTGTCCCTTGCCTCAACTCACCTCCTTGGGCAGCAGGGAAATGAAGTCTCTCTGGAACTGGGGTTCAATGACCTGCATCATGTACTTGATTTGAGAAGGCTCGCAGCGGTCAATGAGCTCATCCAGAGCAAGCAGCTTCTCCGGGCCACTCCACCGCTGAGAAGAGGGACATCGGTCACGATGCCTGCACACACGGCAGGCTCTCACAGGCTCCCCTGTGGCTCTGTGCAGTGCCTATGCCCCCACCCCAACTTTAGCAGAGACACCAACCAGCACAGGCAAGACAGGCTAGCTGGACCTCTGGAGCAGACCAGGGCTCTGCTACCTAGATCCCAAGACACAGAGGAGCCACAGAGATGGTGTTGGGAGCTCCATGAGTCACATAAGATAGAACACAGGTGCTGTGTGATGGCAGACAAAGCAACACCACTCCAGGATGAAGGGGAGCAGGAGTGGGGCTAACGCCACTTCTGTGCTCCTTTACCTGAGGCAAAAACTCACTAGAAATCCACTGTGGGACCCGAACCCCTGCCTGTGGTGGGTTTCACACAGACAGAGTCCCTAGGGCTTGgttcccctcctgcctgcccatcaAACCCAAAGCTTCTCAGTGCCCTCTGAGGCAAGCCCTTTGGCAATGCTCCAGAGCCTACCTGGAAGGTGCGGAGCCAGTCCTGCAGCTCGGGAGGAGGGGCAACTGAGGGGATGCGACGGCGCCGTGCCTGGCCTGCTTTGGCGTTGCGCAGGTCCCCAAAGGTGGTGGTGGGACTGGGCATGCAGGGACCCAGTGTCCTGGACCGCAGCCGGGGAGACACCAAAGCAAAGGTGAGACATGCCAGTGCTACTCTGGGCCACACTGTGCAAACAGTTCTCAAAAGAGAGGTCCCCATAAACCACCAGCTGTGACCCTCCCACCAAGCTAACTCCCTTCCCCATCACTTCCACTGGGACCACAGCTACACATGCAGTCCCCTTAGCCCAGCCTGCTCTACAGAAGgacagaatcacagactggttgaggCTGGAGGCACCTCCAGAGGCCATCTGGTCCAAACGCCTGCTaaagcagggccacccagatggcttttctgtctctccaaggatggagactccacaatctcAGCAGGACACCTAGATGACTGAGGGATGGGACTGGTAGAAGGAGGTCTTCCCACCCCCCAGGTCAGCTCATTGCTCAGCATGCAGAGCACCCATTTTACCTGCTGTACTCAGAGCCCTTGCACAGCTTTTTACCAGGGGAAAGGGCCCTGCCATCCAGGCCATTCTCCGACTTCCTCTTCATCTGCGAGGAGAAGACAAGTTAAAGTAGGCTGGAGCAGAGCCCTCTGTGCGCATTCTGGGTCACTGATTTTCTGCCAAAAGTGACAGAGTAGGAGACCCAGCCTAGCAAGTCTTCCAAGCCCACGCTCACGTAGGGGACCTGCAgagggaagctgaaggccacCTCCAGTAGCTGACCCGGGCAtcagctgcagccctgcactCAGGGCTGGCCAGGGCTTCTCACCACAGTGCCCACGTCCCGCAGAAACCTCCCTGAGGCCTTTGCCTGACCCCCCAGCAGACTCCTGCTGCCCCAATTCAGGCTCTGCACTCCAACGCAGGGACCCCAGTGCAGAGCAGGGTGGCTCCACTGGGGCCTGGCACGGCTAGGGACTGCCAGCAGCACTCGGACAGACTGGGACAgtgcctccttcccccagccctaACAGCCAGGCAGGCTGACAACTGCTGAGCACAATCTGCACCGTGGGGCTCCCAGACCAGCCAGCACCCAGCTGACAGCCCCGAGCTCCCTGGCTGGCCCGCAGCAGCCCAGTGTGTCCTAGGGGTCTGCAGCAGCGACGACAGCCAGACAGACATTCCATACAGCAGCAGCTTGAAGTGCTACAGCATGCCATGGCCCACTCTGGCACCACTGCCACGGCAAGCAGTGGGTGCCGACAGGCTCCGAGGCCACCAGCTACCAGGTCGGGCCCACGGGCAACGTGCCAGCGTCAGCTCCTGCCAGGGAGTCACCAACCGCACGGGCAGCCCTACTCTTTGGGGTGAAGCCCTTGCCTCGGGCTGCACTCCCGGTGGGGTTACCTTGGGCCGCACGTGACGGAGGAGGCCACCATCCTCTGTCCGCTGCAGGTAGTCTATCCAGCGCTCTCCGATGGTGTAATAGAAGTAGACATTGCTGCCATCCTCTCCTTCCTCGCTGTAGCAGctgccctcttcctcttcttcctcctcctcctcctcctgctccccgcAAACTGTAGAGCTGACTGGCTCCTGCACCCGTTGCCCACTGGAGCCATCAGCCTCTGGTCCTGaccttgggctccctttcccagaGCGCTCCGGCTCCCAGGGGCCCGAaacatcctcctcctcagctACCACCTACAACATAGGGAGAGGCAGGGTCAGGCCtgtctgctgcagctctgcGCCCCAGCTCTCAGGGTGCCCTGGGGCCCGGGCTGGGGGACATGCTGGGGAGCTGAGGGGACTGCCAGTGAGACCAACGGCCCAAGGAATACAAGGGCTTCCCTCTGCAGTACAAAAGAGGGGGTGATGAGCTAAGCAGAGCCCGAGATGGGAAGACGGGAGCAGATGACTGAGCTAAGGTGCTCTCTGGGGTCAAGGGGCAGCTATGGCCAAGCACTATCTGGAGACAGGTCActtcccagccccacagggaAGCACAGCTGCGATGTGACCAAATTACGTGGCAGCCGACAACTCTGTACCTgagcagaaaacacaaacactgCAGGAGCATCAGTGTTGCTGAACAATGCCAAACTCGGGAGCACCAGCTCCACCTCTGCAGAGCGAGCCGTCTCCTGGCCTGCAGCTGGGAATAGCCCTCTTCCGCCCTTCAGTTGTCAAAACAGGGAGCAGAGCTACTGCGCACATGAGCTGCCATGTCAGGGCAGGACCCCAGCATCAGAAAGGAGGTGCATGCTGCATTTCAGCCCTCAGCACGGTGCAGAGGTCCCTTCGCCCTCCAGCCAATCTGACCAAGAGCAACAATTACTTGAGAGGTCGTGAGTAGTGTGTGCCCATCTAATGCCATCTGCACCCTTCCTCCCCAAAGCAGCACCGTGAGTAacaccaacaacaacaacaaaaaaaaagcagacgCATTCAGTAATTACTTGGCGGAAGCAGAACAACGCCCCTGTATCACATGGGAATGAGGAACTGTTTTCCAATACACCAATGAAACATTGCGATCAGCAGCCCAGTATAATTTGCACCTGAGTCCTAGAGAGTAGGGCAGATCGCTGGCCCACAGCAATTATTTTTGGTAAATCTTGGAATACAGGAGAAACTGCAAAGACCAGGAGAGTGTGAAAGTTGTGCCAAAACTGAGGAAGGTAGTAGAAAAACGAGTCTTTACGTAGCCTGACATCTGGCAATAGAGAGGCCAGTGCAGGATTCAAAAAGTACAAGATAAATGACGGGGACATGCTTTGTACCAGCTGATGAGACTTTTTGAAAATAggtctttttaaataaagttgaGTTTATTCCTTGAAGTGttacatttgattaaaaaaagcaattacatAAATCACATTGATGAGACGTACTCATAGACTTCTAAGCATTTGACCAGGGCACAGGCTTCTGATGAAAGCACTGGCAGGCCACAGCCTCTAAATGGTTTTTGGATGAGATGGCTTAGATCAAGAAAGAGCCAATGAACAGATCTCAAAATGTACCTGTTAATGGGAAACTGCAGATTTTCTGCTGATAGGCCTAGTACAGACCCGTAAGGAGGGGGGTGTGTGGAAAACCACAGTAGTCGatatttgttttattcatgATATGGGAGTAGACAAAATCTTTTCTGATTACATTTTAAGACTGACACTTGTGTAGGTAGCAAGGACAGGACAGTCACACGGTGTGATCTGCATCACTGGGTAAGCTAGGCTCACccaaattaaatgcatttcaatACACCCAGAGACAATGTTCTCCACCTAAAGACAGGGAGAGCAGGGCCACCTAGGCACCAGGGAGTGTGCCTCCTATAAAGCTGAAAAGGATTGAGGGGTCGCACTCAGCACAAGCTTCAGGCTAAAAAGTCTGAACAGTGAAGAAGTGTGAGCAGGAAAGCAGTACTACCCCTTGTGTTGTCCTATACACTCAAGTCCTGCAATAGCCAAtccacatttttaaacagaatgcTTAAAACTTGGAAGATATTGCTCTATCTCCTCCCCCAAATGATTAAAAatctggagaaaatattttgtagaagaaaagaaatggagagtTTGTTTGGTCACAACAGAAGAATACACCTGGGGAACAAGAAAATCCTGCTGCTTTATAGGGCTCCTACCAAGCAGTGCAACATTTATCGCAGTTAGGGCTGGGTTTATTTCCATTTAGAAAGCAGGCCTCAGCACACATGTGCTTAAGCACCTAGCGCTGGACAGACTGCCCAGATCAAAGGCAGATTGGTCATCTCTTCACACCACCTAGTTAGACTGGACCCTGTTTGGCAGATGGGCTTGGAACAGGACTGGACTCTTGGGCAGAGAGGTGGTGGCCAGATGAGAAGACGCGACACAAGAGCCCATCTGGACACACCTTTTCAGGAGGGAGCACTGAACCCGGGTTTCTCAAGCACTTCCTCTGGCATCTAGAATTGGGGGTCACATCTAGGTCTTGGATGATAACACACCCTGCGACGACACTCCTGGGGCAGCAGGGGGACAGGACAGTCACTGACATCTCCCAGGCAGTAAAACACCTTCCAACAACCATCCTCCCCTGCCCACACAGCACGCTCAAGCttggcagggcagagctgctcttAGGTGAGTGAATTTCCTCAGTCCCATGGACGGCAACGCAGGAAGATGCACTCCTGAAGAAGTCCCCAGAGCCGAGCTGGGTGTGTGCCAGCCCAAGCAGGCAGTGTGCTGGCTGCCGCTCTCCGCAGACAAGGCGGATGACAGGGTAGAGAGCTTGGCAAGAGACAGGGACTCTGGCCTCCTCAGCTGTCAGTCCAGGGGAAGACTCTCTCTCCACGCCCAGTTCTGGCCTCCAGCGATGAACAATTAGTGGAACTTAACAACTGCCTGCAGGAGACCTACAGATGGCTAGCTgctctggggcaggggaggcagcaggaagccACGAGTGTCCTCTGGGGTCAAAGCATTTTTTCTATCCGGGATGTTGTGGCAGACGCATcacagcagccagagcagctccCAGCAAGGCTCTGTACTCAGGGGCCACCGCAGCCTCTGGCAGGACACCACAAAGCCAGCTGGGCCCGGAGTGTCTCAGCCTCCCTGACAGGATACTCCCCAAAGCCAGCTGCCACCTTACAGGGAGACTGCGGACAGATCGCTCAGCTGTTTGAAAGGGCACAGCATTCTTTGGGCCTCCCCATTCCAGTGCCCAAAGCAGATATGACTCCTCCCCTGTCACTCTACCACTCTACCTTCTCCCAGTGCAAGATCCCCCTCCCTAATTCCTGCACTGCTGGAGGGAGGATCACCTCCGTATCAGGTAGGCAAGGGAATTCTACCTTTCTTTTCCTACCTGAGGCGCAGGAGCTTTACTGTCCCCCTGCAGACCAGGGCTCACCCTCGCAGCTTCCTCACTGCTTGGCCTCCTCCTGCAAGTCATCCGCTGACTGTTCAGCTCCAAGATGCGGGTGGTGATGCCTTTGACATGGAGAAGATCATCGAGTGAGTTGAAGCCCTTCAGTTCCTGTCAGGAGAGAAGATTCGATATAGAGCTGAGAAACCCAGGCACCAGCCTCAAAGCAGGACCAAGCTTACTCACACCCTCCTCAGACTGGCTCTCTTTCTCAGCCGGTCCAGACCTACCAGCTTGCATCTCACTTACAACCACCTGCTCCCTTTAGGCCTTCAGGGTAAAGAGGGTTGGGGTGCCACAGCAGGGTGATGCCTTTGTACTGCAAGTCCTTGTTACTGCTCCCATCCACGGTAAGGGATGCCTTATGCCCAAAACAGCTGTTCCCATgtaatccctcctgtttccaCAAACTTTTCCTGCCCTGAGCGACAACTGCAATGACTGCAAGGAATGGGCAACAGCACCAGAGCTGCTACTAACAAGGCGAGTAGCGGCCCCAACAGCAAAGGCTAGAAGCTCAGAAAGGGGAATTGTGCCTTCCAGCTGACTAGTACCAAGACTGGGAGTGTTCCCTGGCCCACACAGTCAATATTCCTTGTCTGCGGCTCCAGGGAATGGCAACAGCCCCTGCCTCCTGACAGGCACAGGCGTGTCCGTGTGCAAGGCACCCACCATCCTGCAAAACACCAGGTCAAGTGCTGCCGAGTCCTGCACTCAGAACCACGTGTTGCCACCAATCGTACCTACACACCGCACAGACTGCAAGCGGCTTCTGCCACAGGCCTAAAGGGCCTAAGCCCAACTGGGACGGCCTTGCTGTTACCAAGGGGGCAGGACTCCAGGGTTGAAAGCATCCACCCTTTCCGACTAACACAAACATCAGGGCCAAGACAAGGTTCCGACCATCCTTTCAAATCCATCATGCACCATTTTGAGgcacttctgctgcttctcccctaTAAATGGTTTTACCAAAAAGCACAATTCTAGTGATGCACCCCACTTCTGTGAAGCCATCCTCACCTGTTCTCACACCAGCAGTCCTTTTGTTTAAATGGCTCTTCCACCTCCCCAGTATTTATGTTCCTGCTGTATTTACAGCTGGTGACCCtgcacccctcagcctcctcttttccagGCCAAAAAAAGTCAAGCTCTTCTAGTCTTGCCTTGTCAAGCcagcctccccttcccccaaCTTCTCCTGCCTCGCTCCTCTGCCCATTTCAACACGGATGCCATATTCCAGCTGCGATCTTACCAGTTCTTCATGGCATTCATTAATGGCAAAAAGGTGGCATTGATCTTCCCGTCACTGCGAAAAAGCGCCACGGCAGATACAGCCAACTATCATGCTTACCTTTTCTGTGGCCGTGTCACCCTGGCAGCTCAGTCATCCTGTCAGTGGCTACCACACGCAGGCTTTTCTCCTACTCTGTCATTTCCAAACGACAGAGCTGAACACTCAACCCCGGGGGAGTGGCAGGATTTCCAGCCCAGCATGACCATACCAGACGGGCTTCTACCCCTTCCTGCTCCTGCCCGTTCCACCCAGGAACGCGTTTTTTTCTGCTCTCGGCACTCACCATCACCTGCTACCTGCCCCGGAGACTCTGCCCCAAGCCCCAGAGCCAAGGGGACGGCGCAGCCGGGCCGGCCCGCCTGTGCAAGGGAAGAGCTCTGCCCCCGGGGACCGCTGACCCGACCAGCGCCAGGAGGCTGCCCCACTCCGCGGCTGCCTGCGGGCCTCGCCCGGCACACAGCGAGCCGGTAAAGCCTCCCTCGGCCCCGGTTCCAGCGGCGGCCCTCaccctggggagcggccacgcCCGGGCGCGGCTGCGGACAGCGAGGAAAACCGGCGCTGCCCGCTCCCCGGCTCCCGGGGCCGCCGGGCCAGGGAGGCAGTCGGTtgccccggggccgggcagcGCAGCCCAGGCCATCCCCGGGCGGGGCGGCTTCgtccggcaccggcacctccGTATCCGCTTCCCCGCGGCAGCGGCACGGCCCAggcgccccgctccgcgccctGCGCTATCCCCGCCGGCTCCAGCGGCCGCCCCCTCCCTACCTCCTGGGCCGGGTCCCCGCCGCCCACCCGCCCAGGCCCGGCCGCTCAGCAGCGGCaccgggccgccgccgcccccgcccgcaCCTCTCTCTTCCGCACGATGccgcgggcgcggcggcggccgaTGCCGCTGAGCGCGCCCTCGAGCTCGGCCACGCCGGCGCGGTTGATGTCCAGCTTCCCCCCGCCGGGGCCCGGGCCGCCCGGCCCCGACATCCCCCGGCAGGAAATGCCGCCGCGCAGGCCCCGCGCGCACTGCGCAGGCCCCGTGGcgccccgcctcccccccaccccgcccacTCCCCTCCCCGGGACGCCAGAGCCGTGCGGAAAGAGCGGCTTTATTAGGAACTGCGCctgcgcggggcggggccgcgccgccccgccctcAGCGGCGCTTGTAGAGGCAGGGCCGGAGGCGCAGGCCGGGCGCGGGGCGGTGGCAGCGGGGGGGACCGGTCTTGGCGAACTCCAGCAGGTGGAAGAAGGCGTTGGAGAGGTCCTGGGGCAGCACCGCCTCAGCGCCTGGACCTCCCCGCGGGAGCCGGGACCGCCAACCTGCTCCCGGGCTCCAACACCACCTCCCGCGGCCCCCCCCACCCACATCCCCACTGGGCCCCGGCTTCCCCCGACCCCATCCCAGACCCCAGCACCTCAGTCCCAGCAGGCCCCGGCTCCCCTAGACCCCAGCACCACGACCCCCGCTGCACCCCGGGTATGCCTAACCCCCATGCCACAACCCCCAcgggcccccccctcccccagacCCCAGCACCGCTGGCCCCCACAGCTCCCTCAGACCTCAGCACCACAGCCCCTGCGTGCTCTGGGTCCCCCACTACCCCCATCCACCATCACTGCCCCTGGGCCCACTCCCTGCTGGCACCAAGCTGGACTCTAGCTCCCCCCTACAACCATACTCTGTCCCAGaccccagcactgcagccccCAGGTTCCCCCAAACCCCCATATGCTGTCACCACCCCCAGGCCTGCTCCCTGCTGGCACCAGGCTGGGCcatgctgccctgccctgctgccagagCAGGAAGGCTGGTCTCTGGCTGCCAGTGCACCTAGCACTGGGCACATCTGAGGACACACCTTGGAGATGCTTTTGAAGCCCAGCTGAGCCACGGCGTTCACAAAAGCTCGGGTGTCCTCGAAGCGGCTGGCCACCTCTGCCACCATCAGGGTTCCCCTGCGGAACACCCCAGCCCTGAGTGGTGGCAGCACCTCCCTGGCCACGGCCCAGTGCCTCCGCCCCTCACCGCCAACCTGCGCCTCCCCACTCACCCTGATGCCTCCTGGCCCCCGTGCGCATTTCTGCCTACCCCTGCTTCAGCACGCGGTTGGCCTCTTCCAGGATCTCCTGCAGGTTGGTGCCCATCAGCGCCAGGCAGAACACTGCAACATCCACCGACTCGGCCGCCAAAGGCACCTGCCAGACACCAGCCGGGATGCCCgccccaggaggaggaggaggatggcgATGGTGATGGGGCAGCCCTTCCGTGCTTTGCTGCTTCCCAGGCTCTTGGATTCAACCCAGCATCTTCTCTGAGGAGCCTGCAGACGGGAGGTGCCCCAGTTTTCCGAACAGAGATGTGTTCCTTCTTGCATACAGGACCCTCAGGATCCCTGAGCACAACTCctgtcccccccaacccctacCAACAGCCTGGGGAGTGGGTTGCACGCATTGCCACCGTCCCCTCCCCATGGAGCTGTCATCCCTCACCCCATCCTCTCTGTGCCACCCGGCCCCCCTACCTTGGCCATGTCACAGACGGTGACCAGTGGGCTGAGAGGGACCAGGTCAAAGGAGTGCACCTTGTTCCTGACGCTGCTCGCAATCTTGCAGTCACCGCACCCAAAGTCCGCCACCACCAGCGAggctggcctggggggggagtgggggctcAGAACGCCCCTTGCCACTCCCCTCACCACCTCCTCGGGTTCCCTGCGGCTTGGGGGCAGCCCTGGGCCTGGTGCTTCCCGCTTCTGCCCGCTCCCGCTCACCGCCGGCGCAGGTAGCGGATGATGCGATTCACGGGGTTCTCTGGCCAGCGCCTCACTTGCTGAGCAAAGCCGCGATGGTAGATCTCGAATGCTTCGGGGTCGCTCTGGAAAAGCCGTGCCGCTTCCTGGCTGGTGGAGGTGTAGAGCTGCTGGTTGATGTACCGGAACCGGGCAGACAGCAGCCGCTCCTCCATCCGCGCCCGCAGGGCCGCCGACCGTCCCGCAGGCGCCGCTTCTGGGCCAGGCGGTCCCGCCTGCCTGCCCCGGCCCTGctccccgccgggccccgccaGGAGCTccttcttctgctgctgcttgctcctCCGCTGCCTCCTGCTCGGCCTCCACGCCATCCCCCCGGCTGCAACCCCCGTCCGCAGCGCCCCGGGCTCGGCGCTCCCCCGGCGCCGCTCCGCCGGCAGCTCGGCCGACGCgtctgggggcgggggaggacCCAGAGGGAAGTCAGGGCGGCGGCGGACggctcccggccccgctcctGGGACCCCCGGCAGGCCCGGCCTGCCCCGGGAGCCGGCCCCGTCGGGCGGGCGGCGGTACCTCTATCCGGGCGCAGTCCGCTCCGCTGCGGCTCCCGCTCCGCCTGGGGCTCCCCGGAGCCGGCCGGgcgcccctccgccgccgcaGCCCGGCGCCCGGCGGCCTGCCTCCGCTCCCCGGGCCGCTTCCGCGCCGGCTCGCCATCCCGGCCGGCCTCGGCCGCGCAGTCCCCCGGCAGCCGCCGGCGCCGCTtccccgccgctgccgcggggACCTGTGGAGGGCGGGGGACCGGTCACCTCCCCCGCGCCCAGGCACCGGCCCGCCGAGGCCTCCCTGCGCGCACCCCTTACCGGCCAGCCCAGGCCCTCGGGGGCGCCGTGGGGCCCCGCCCGGGCCCGAGCCCGAACCCGAGCGCGGCCCTCCGCCCCGTCGTTCCACTCCTCCTCTGCGAACATGGCCCAGCGGCCGCGAGGCCCACCTGGGCCGGGAACGGCGACTGCGGCGCggcccagccccgctgccgtTACCCACGTGTACCTCGCCGGGCTATCTGCGCGGAGGGCCCAGAGCGGCCCCGGCAGCACCTGCCGAAACACCGCCACCCTGCGGACGGGAGGCCGAGGAGCCTGGCAGCGCGGGGTAGTGCCGCGGGCGccccgccccagccccttcGCCCCGCCCTCGGCGCCGCGCGCCCCGCCCCTGCCCAGGTCGCCCCGCCCCAGCCTGATTcgccccgcccccagcccccttcGCCCTGCCCCTGCCCGGCTCGCCCCGCCCCAGCTCCGTGCGCCCCGGCCGGCGCCCCCCGCCGCCTGCCCAGGCTGCGTGCCCGGTCTCGCCGCGCCCGGTGCCGCCTACGGTGCGGTCGGCCGCTGCCCGGTGCCCCGTGCCCGTGGCGCGCAGCCCGGAGCCGGTGCGGCGCGGTGGGTGGCCGGCAGGGGGCGCTGGCGGCGGACGGCCCGGGGCGGAGCCCACGCGCTGCCCCGCGCCCGCCGAGCCGCCGCCCTGCGCCGCCGCCGGAGCCGGTAagggcggccgggccgggctgggccgggccgaGCTAGGCCAGGCCGACTGCGGGTGGAGGCCGCGCCCGGGAGGGAGCTGGGCCGGGGGTGCGGGTTGGCTCGGGCTGAGTCAGGCTGAGCACGGGTCGGGGCCGGTCCGGGCTGGggttggggtgggtgggggtcgGGGTGGGCTTGGGCGGGCTGCGACTGGTCTGGGGTGGGCCCGGGCTGGGGCAGGAAACGGAAAAACGGGGGTcgcggggtggggggtggcgTGGGCAGAGGTTGGCTGGTGGCAGCCGTCTCTGGGGCGGGCAGGGgcgaggggccggggccggctgAGGACGGGCAGGGACCCGCggggccgcccccggggctCCTGTGCCGGTGGCTGGCGGGGGGTCAGCGCCGCTGGGACGAGACAGGGCGGGCTGGGGCCCGCGGTTGGGTCGAGCCCTGGGGTccgcagggctg contains:
- the RRP8 gene encoding ribosomal RNA-processing protein 8 isoform X4, whose protein sequence is MSGPGGPGPGGGKLDINRAGVAELEGALSGIGRRRARGIVRKREELKGFNSLDDLLHVKGITTRILELNSQRMTCRRRPSSEEAARVSPGLQGDSKAPAPQVVAEEEDVSGPWEPERSGKGSPRSGPEADGSSGQRVQEPVSSTVCGEQEEEEEEEEEEGSCYSEEGEDGSNVYFYYTIGERWIDYLQRTEDGGLLRHVRPKMKRKSENGLDGRALSPGKKLCKGSEYSRTLGPCMPSPTTTFGDLRNAKAGQARRRRIPSVAPPPELQDWLRTFQRWSGPEKLLALDELIDRCEPSQIKYMMQVIEPQFQRDFISLLPKELALYVLSFLEPRDLLRAAQTCRYWRVLAEDNLLWREKCREEGIEEPLNLRKRRLLSPGFMYSPWKFAFMRQHKIDMNWRSGELKAPKVLKGHDDHVITCLQFCGNRIVSGSDDNTLKVWSAVTGECVQTLVGHTGGVWSSQMRDSIVISGSTDRTLKVWNADTGECVHTLYGHTSTVRCMHLHGNRVVSGSRDATLRLWDIETGQCLHVLMGHVAAVRCVQYDGHKVVSGAYDYTVKVWDPESESCTHTLQGHTNRVYSLQFDGTHIVSGSLDTSIRVWDVESGNCLHTLMGHQSLTSGMELRDNILVSGNADSTVKIWDIKTGQCLQTLQGPSKHQSAVTCLQFSSKFVVTSSDDGTVKLWDLKTGEFVRNLVALESGGSGGVVWRIRASNTKLVCAVGSRNGTEETKLLVLDFDVDLK
- the RRP8 gene encoding ribosomal RNA-processing protein 8 isoform X3; the protein is MGTNLQEILEEANRVLKQGGTLMVAEVASRFEDTRAFVNAVAQLGFKSISKELKGFNSLDDLLHVKGITTRILELNSQRMTCRRRPSSEEAARVSPGLQGDSKAPAPQVVAEEEDVSGPWEPERSGKGSPRSGPEADGSSGQRVQEPVSSTVCGEQEEEEEEEEEEGSCYSEEGEDGSNVYFYYTIGERWIDYLQRTEDGGLLRHVRPKMKRKSENGLDGRALSPGKKLCKGSEYSRTLGPCMPSPTTTFGDLRNAKAGQARRRRIPSVAPPPELQDWLRTFQRWSGPEKLLALDELIDRCEPSQIKYMMQVIEPQFQRDFISLLPKELALYVLSFLEPRDLLRAAQTCRYWRVLAEDNLLWREKCREEGIEEPLNLRKRRLLSPGFMYSPWKFAFMRQHKIDMNWRSGELKAPKVLKGHDDHVITCLQFCGNRIVSGSDDNTLKVWSAVTGECVQTLVGHTGGVWSSQMRDSIVISGSTDRTLKVWNADTGECVHTLYGHTSTVRCMHLHGNRVVSGSRDATLRLWDIETGQCLHVLMGHVAAVRCVQYDGHKVVSGAYDYTVKVWDPESESCTHTLQGHTNRVYSLQFDGTHIVSGSLDTSIRVWDVESGNCLHTLMGHQSLTSGMELRDNILVSGNADSTVKIWDIKTGQCLQTLQGPSKHQSAVTCLQFSSKFVVTSSDDGTVKLWDLKTGEFVRNLVALESGGSGGVVWRIRASNTKLVCAVGSRNGTEETKLLVLDFDVDLK
- the RRP8 gene encoding ribosomal RNA-processing protein 8 isoform X6; translated protein: MTCRRRPSSEEAARVSPGLQGDSKAPAPQVVAEEEDVSGPWEPERSGKGSPRSGPEADGSSGQRVQEPVSSTVCGEQEEEEEEEEEEGSCYSEEGEDGSNVYFYYTIGERWIDYLQRTEDGGLLRHVRPKMKRKSENGLDGRALSPGKKLCKGSEYSRTLGPCMPSPTTTFGDLRNAKAGQARRRRIPSVAPPPELQDWLRTFQRWSGPEKLLALDELIDRCEPSQIKYMMQVIEPQFQRDFISLLPKELALYVLSFLEPRDLLRAAQTCRYWRVLAEDNLLWREKCREEGIEEPLNLRKRRLLSPGFMYSPWKFAFMRQHKIDMNWRSGELKAPKVLKGHDDHVITCLQFCGNRIVSGSDDNTLKVWSAVTGECVQTLVGHTGGVWSSQMRDSIVISGSTDRTLKVWNADTGECVHTLYGHTSTVRCMHLHGNRVVSGSRDATLRLWDIETGQCLHVLMGHVAAVRCVQYDGHKVVSGAYDYTVKVWDPESESCTHTLQGHTNRVYSLQFDGTHIVSGSLDTSIRVWDVESGNCLHTLMGHQSLTSGMELRDNILVSGNADSTVKIWDIKTGQCLQTLQGPSKHQSAVTCLQFSSKFVVTSSDDGTVKLWDLKTGEFVRNLVALESGGSGGVVWRIRASNTKLVCAVGSRNGTEETKLLVLDFDVDLK